The proteins below are encoded in one region of Salvelinus namaycush isolate Seneca chromosome 39, SaNama_1.0, whole genome shotgun sequence:
- the LOC120032964 gene encoding uncharacterized protein KIAA0754-like — translation MDTFHTLSSQVGTSGQHWDNAAINNMDQYFHGVSKTCQQSSLEQGDIPSSFRHLTKPEIQILLNDVKQSINHMQGTLNTMQGQCIELQTAISKIITAAKVAVQREEILRASGLIPSQREGFLSAASIAAQREGILQTASVPAQREGILPAASITAQREEILRSSGLIPEEREDILLTASVPAQREGILQTASVPAQREEILRASGLIPAQREGFLRASVLNPSQREGILPASSITAQKKKILRASGLIPAQKELILLMASVTAQRKRIVPMASVPAHREGIVPKASVSAEREGILQTASVPAQREGILPAASITAQREEILRSSGLIPEEREDILLTASVPAQREGILQTASVPAQREEILRASGLIPAQREGFLRASVLNPSQREGILPASSITAQKKKILRASGLIPAQKELILLMASVTAQRKGIVPMAKVPAHREGIVPKASVPAKREEILRASGLIPTQREGILQTASVHAQTEGVLPAASITAQREEILRASGLIPEEREEILLTASVPGKNGNNHPQPPPIIPMVSPLWKWDGGACTPPVDFYSKRRDVRLRYVEHLAMMSITKPEHSEANPQCQTGSRPVAEPETPAVHNNSGGWLSWVFGSGRVNKEVHLPEDKDRSIVWDPTLHRWVNKTEPKAENKCVPPPSPKGTYGYQGNTGNVPKGVNPYSMKTAGLWGSRYPTMHDNDGTNSKPPSHGPGLLPRQLSGLLPPSHFDLMAPMVVPPDTLPY, via the exons ATGGATACCTTTCAT ACCCTCTCATCACAAGTtggaactagtggtcaacattggGACAATGCAGCCATAAATAACATGGACCAATATTTTCATGGAG TGAGCAAGACCTGCCAGCAGAGCTCACTGGAGCAGGGAGACATCCCGTCATCCTTTAGGCACCTGACAAA GCCTGAGATTCAGATCCTGCTGAACGATGTTAAGCAGTCGATTAACCACATGCAGGGGACGCTGAACACCATGCAGGGGCAGTGTATTGAGTTGCAGACTGCCATATCTAAG ATCATCACAGCAGCCAAAGTTGCcgtgcagagggaggagatcctccgagcatctggcctcatcccgtcacagagggagggaTTTCTCTCTGCAGCTAGCATcgctgcacagagggaggggatcctccaaacagccagtgtccctgcacagagggaggggattctcccagcagctagcatcactgcgcaaagggaggagatcctccgatcatcaggcctcatccctgaaGAGAGGGAGGACATCCTCctcacagccagtgtccctgcacagagggaagggatcctccaaacagccagtgtccctgcacagagggaggagatcctccgagcatcaggcctcatccctgcacagagggaggggttcCTTCGTGCATCAGTTCTCAAcccgtcacagagggaggggattcttccagcatcttctatcactgcgcagaagaagaagatcctcagagcatcaggcctcatccctgcacaaaAGGAGTTGATCCTCCTGATGGCCAGTGTCACTGCGCAGAGGAAGAGAATCGTGCCAATGGCCAGCGTTCCTGCGCACAGGGAGGGAATTGTCCCAAAGGCTAGTGTCTCTGctgagagggaggggatcctccaaacagccagtgtccctgcacagagggaggggattctcccagcagctagcatcactgcgcagagggaggagatcctccgatcatcaggcctcatccctgaaGAGAGGGAGGACATCCTCctcacagccagtgtccctgcacagagggaagggatcctccaaacagccagtgtccctgcacagagggaggagatcctccgagcatcaggcctcatccctgcacagagggaggggttcCTCCGTGCATCAGTTCTCAAcccgtcacagagggaggggattcttccagcatcttctatcactgcgcagaagaagaagatcctcagagcatcaggcctcatccctgcacaaaAGGAGTTGATCCTCCTGATGGCCAGTGTCACTGCGCAGAGGAAGGGAATCGTCCCAATGGCCAAGGTCCCTGCGCACAGGGAGGGGATTGTCCCAAAGGCTAGTGTCCCTGCTAaaagggaggagatcctccgagcatcaggcctcatccctacacaaagggaggggatcctccaaacagccagtgtccatGCACAGACGGAGGGGGTTCTcccagcagctagcatcactgcgcagagggaggagatcctccgagcatcaggcctcatccctgaagagagggaggagatcctcctcacagccagtgtccctgGGAAGAATGGAAACAATCATCCACAACCACCTCCCATCATCCCCATGGTGTCACCACTGTGGAAATGGGATGGTGGAGCGTGTACTCCACCTGTGGATTTCTATTCCAAGAGAAGAG ATGTCCGACTTAGATATGTTGAGCATCTTGCTATGATGTCCATCACCAAGCCGGAACACTCCGAGGCCAACCCTCAGTGCCAGACTGGCAGCCGGCCGGTGGCTGAGCCCGAGACCCCTGCTGTTCACAATAACAGTGGAGGCTGGCTCAGCTGGGTCTTTGGGAGTGGAAGAGTTAATAAGGAGGTTCATCTACCTGAGGACAAAGACAGATCT ATTGTCTGGGATCCAACTCTGCACAGATGGGTTAACAAAACTGAGCCCAAGGCTGAG AACAAGTGTGTACCACCACCTTCACCGAAGGGGACATATGGATATCAGGGGAACACTGGCAATGTCCCCAAAGGAGTGAATCCTTACTCTATGAAAACAG caggtctatggggcAGCAGATACCCTACAATGCATGACAATGATGGGACCAACTCAAAGCCTCCAAGCCATGGGCCTGGACTGCTTCCTAGACAGCTCTCTGGCTTGCTCCCTCCTTCACACTTTGACCTCATGGCACCAATGGTTGTGCCACCTGACACTCTACCCTACTGA